A region from the Halosolutus gelatinilyticus genome encodes:
- a CDS encoding aldo/keto reductase, which translates to MEYARLGSTGTTVSQLCFGTWRFGRETGGVVETDRERAHELLDAAWDRGINFIDTANVYGTPHGTSEEYVGEWLNDYDREDFVIASKVYFPFDGWGEPGPNDSGLGRKHIRAQIEGTLDRLGTDYLDLYYIHRWDEGTPIEETLATLTDLVREGKVHYLGASTMAAWQLTKALWTSDVEDYEHFEVTQPLFHAGYRDDVKDYLDVCTDQNLAVCPYSPLAGGFLTGKYERVDEDDPTTFEGPDGARGSFDDRFEDFYLSERGWRVLDEIRAIAEELDATPAQVALRWLIEQPDFACVPIVGARTVEQLEENVGAIDVLLSDDQFDRIVDARYDEAGERWGHRS; encoded by the coding sequence ATGGAGTACGCGCGACTCGGGTCGACGGGAACGACGGTCTCGCAACTGTGTTTCGGCACGTGGCGCTTCGGTCGCGAGACCGGCGGCGTGGTCGAGACCGATCGGGAGCGGGCCCACGAACTGCTCGACGCGGCGTGGGATCGGGGGATCAACTTCATCGACACCGCGAACGTCTACGGCACGCCCCACGGCACCTCCGAGGAGTACGTCGGGGAGTGGCTGAACGACTACGATCGCGAGGACTTCGTGATCGCCTCGAAGGTCTACTTCCCGTTCGACGGCTGGGGCGAACCCGGCCCGAACGACTCGGGGCTGGGGCGCAAGCACATCCGCGCCCAGATCGAGGGCACCCTCGACAGGTTGGGAACCGATTACCTCGACCTCTACTACATCCACCGATGGGACGAAGGGACGCCGATCGAGGAGACGTTGGCGACGCTGACCGATCTCGTTCGCGAGGGGAAAGTCCACTACCTCGGCGCGTCGACGATGGCCGCCTGGCAACTCACCAAGGCGCTCTGGACGAGCGACGTCGAGGACTACGAGCACTTCGAGGTCACTCAGCCGCTGTTCCACGCCGGCTACCGCGACGACGTGAAAGACTATCTCGACGTCTGCACCGACCAGAACCTCGCCGTCTGTCCGTACTCGCCGCTTGCGGGCGGCTTCTTGACGGGCAAGTACGAACGCGTCGACGAGGACGATCCGACGACGTTCGAGGGTCCCGACGGCGCGCGCGGGTCGTTCGACGATCGGTTCGAGGACTTCTACCTCTCGGAGCGCGGCTGGCGCGTCCTCGACGAGATCCGCGCGATCGCCGAGGAGCTGGACGCCACCCCGGCGCAGGTCGCGCTCCGGTGGCTGATCGAACAGCCGGACTTCGCGTGCGTGCCGATCGTCGGCGCGCGCACCGTCGAGCAACTCGAGGAGAACGTCGGCGCGATCGACGTCTTGCTGTCGGACGACCAGTTCGACCGGATCGTCGACGCCCGGTACGACGAGGCGGGCGAGCGGTGGGGACACCGCTCCTGA
- a CDS encoding succinylglutamate desuccinylase/aspartoacylase family protein has protein sequence MRRRTILAAGGVVVGSVTAGLASRLPTAHRSLSAARRPGDAGEASTNAEPLLPGTDHETTLYEIDAPRDGPTAMVFGGVHGDERSGIVVARQVAEWRPDAGTLVVVPETNRVAVENGEREGVDGDLNRHFPADREPLTDLARGIWDAVERYDPDVVLDLHRSLGIRGLHREFVGQAVYHSPDARGEELAAALDDAVPWYLPFHRFAASETNLSGPLLFQKAARELGASAYLFETTEFLLDREARVELTRLAAAHVLDMHGLLDAEGER, from the coding sequence ATGAGACGTCGGACGATTCTGGCTGCCGGCGGGGTCGTCGTCGGATCGGTGACGGCCGGCCTCGCGAGCCGCCTGCCGACCGCCCACCGCTCGCTCTCGGCCGCCCGTCGGCCCGGCGATGCGGGGGAAGCCAGCACGAACGCGGAACCGCTCCTCCCGGGAACCGATCACGAGACGACGCTGTACGAGATCGACGCGCCGCGGGACGGACCGACGGCGATGGTGTTCGGCGGCGTCCACGGCGACGAGCGCAGCGGGATCGTCGTCGCCCGGCAGGTCGCCGAGTGGCGCCCCGACGCGGGAACGCTCGTCGTGGTTCCCGAAACGAACCGCGTCGCCGTCGAGAACGGCGAGCGGGAGGGCGTCGACGGCGACCTGAACCGCCACTTCCCGGCCGATCGCGAGCCCCTAACCGACCTCGCGCGCGGTATCTGGGACGCCGTCGAGCGGTACGATCCCGACGTCGTCCTCGATCTGCACCGATCGCTCGGGATCCGCGGCCTCCACCGAGAGTTCGTCGGCCAGGCGGTCTATCACTCGCCGGACGCCCGCGGCGAGGAACTCGCCGCCGCGCTCGACGACGCCGTCCCCTGGTACCTGCCGTTCCACCGGTTCGCGGCCAGCGAGACCAACCTGTCGGGGCCGTTGCTCTTTCAGAAGGCGGCCCGCGAGCTGGGCGCGAGCGCGTACCTCTTCGAGACGACCGAGTTCCTGCTCGATCGAGAGGCACGCGTCGAGCTGACGCGGCTGGCGGCGGCGCACGTCCTCGACATGCACGGTCTGCTCGACGCGGAGGGCGAGCGATGA